ACACGGTTGCGGAGGCCCAGGCGGCCGAGGACGGCGCTCACGTGCGCCTTGACGGTGCCCTCGACGACGTACAGGCGCTCGGCGATCTCCTGGTTGGAGAGCCCGGCGCCGAGCAGGGCGACGACCTCCCGTTCCCGGCCGGTGAGCGGCTCCAGGCGGGTCCGTGCCTCGGCGGCGCGGGCGAGGCGCTCGCCGCCGAGGGTGTCGATGACCCGGCGGGCGACGGCGGGGGAGAGGGCGGCGCCGCCCCCGGCCACGGCCCGGACCCCGGCGATGAGTTCGCGCGGGTCGCCGGACTTGAGCAGGAAGCCGCTGACGCCGAGGCCGAGCGCCCGTGCGATGTAGGCGTCCTCGGAGAAGGTGGTGAGCATGACGACGGCCGTGTCCGGA
Above is a genomic segment from Streptomyces sp. NBC_00094 containing:
- a CDS encoding response regulator transcription factor encodes the protein MIRVLLADDETMIRAGVRAILTTDPGIEVVAEAGDGHEAVELARLHRPDVALLDIRMPRLDGLGAAGELRGTVPDTAVVMLTTFSEDAYIARALGLGVSGFLLKSGDPRELIAGVRAVAGGGAALSPAVARRVIDTLGGERLARAAEARTRLEPLTGREREVVALLGAGLSNQEIAERLYVVEGTVKAHVSAVLGRLGLRNRVQLAVLAYEAGVVPDA